A window of Candidatus Nanopelagicales bacterium contains these coding sequences:
- a CDS encoding anti-sigma factor, translating into MNDQLNAHTDSDDEHLLVGAYAVDAVDEIERVRFERHLQTCESCAQELPELREALARVGSAEASEPPAGMRAAVLARVANTRQVLPPVSAGRPATGSVSTGAGRDIRSPRRRSLNLLAAAAVVLGVVAGGAGLYTYQQNQDADIVTAQAKEVNAVVTAPDARLKSLTFDDGAKAAVITSAQKGQAVLLARDVPALPADRVYQSWTLDAAGNATPAGTWSPGTDGSAAVPLQGYERSTAAIAVTVEPTGGSAQPTTKPIGAIQI; encoded by the coding sequence ATGAACGACCAGCTAAACGCGCACACTGACAGCGACGACGAGCACCTGCTCGTCGGGGCCTACGCAGTGGATGCCGTTGACGAGATCGAGCGCGTGCGCTTCGAGCGGCACCTGCAAACCTGTGAATCATGCGCGCAAGAACTTCCCGAATTGCGCGAAGCACTCGCCCGCGTCGGATCGGCCGAGGCGAGTGAACCGCCAGCAGGAATGCGTGCCGCAGTCCTAGCGCGGGTCGCCAACACCCGGCAGGTGCTGCCGCCGGTGTCCGCTGGTCGGCCGGCGACTGGGTCGGTCTCCACCGGCGCTGGTCGCGACATCAGGTCACCAAGAAGGCGCAGTCTGAACCTCCTGGCTGCGGCAGCCGTGGTGCTCGGCGTCGTCGCGGGCGGTGCAGGTCTCTACACGTACCAGCAGAACCAGGACGCTGACATCGTGACCGCACAGGCCAAGGAGGTCAACGCGGTGGTGACCGCGCCGGATGCGCGGTTGAAGTCGCTGACGTTTGACGATGGGGCCAAAGCTGCGGTCATCACGTCGGCCCAGAAGGGCCAGGCGGTCCTGCTCGCTCGAGATGTTCCCGCGTTGCCTGCCGATCGGGTCTACCAATCCTGGACGTTGGATGCTGCTGGCAACGCGACCCCGGCAGGGACCTGGTCGCCCGGCACTGACGGATCAGCTGCGGTGCCGCTGCAGGGCTATGAGCGGTCAACGGCTGCGATCGCCGTGACCGTTGAGCCCACTGGCGGATCCGCACAGCCCACCA